The following are from one region of the Mycolicibacterium helvum genome:
- the rplB gene encoding 50S ribosomal protein L2 — translation MGIRKYKPTTPGRRGASVSDFSEITRSTPEKSLIRPLHGTGGRNAHGRITTRHKGGGHKRAYRVIDFRRNDKDGVNAKVAHIEYDPNRTANIALLHYLDGEKRYIIAPQGLSQGDTVESGPNADIKPGNNLPLRNIPAGTVIHAVELRPGGGAKLARSAGSSIQLLGKEGTYASLRMPSGEIRRVDVRCRASVGEVGNAEQANINWGKAGRMRWKGKRPTVRGVVMNPVDHPHGGGEGKTSGGRHPVSPWGKPEGRTRKPNKPSDKLIVRRRRTGKKR, via the coding sequence ATGGGAATTCGCAAGTACAAGCCGACGACCCCCGGTCGCCGCGGTGCCAGCGTCTCCGATTTCTCCGAGATCACTCGCTCGACTCCGGAGAAGTCGCTGATCCGTCCGCTGCACGGAACCGGCGGTCGTAACGCGCACGGCCGAATCACCACCCGCCACAAGGGCGGCGGGCACAAGCGTGCCTACCGGGTGATCGACTTCCGTCGCAACGACAAGGACGGCGTCAACGCCAAGGTCGCACACATCGAGTACGACCCGAACCGCACCGCCAACATCGCGCTGCTGCACTACCTGGACGGCGAGAAGCGCTACATCATTGCGCCGCAGGGTCTTTCGCAGGGCGACACCGTGGAGTCCGGCCCCAACGCCGATATCAAGCCCGGTAATAACCTGCCGCTGCGCAACATCCCGGCCGGTACCGTGATCCACGCCGTCGAGCTGCGTCCCGGCGGCGGCGCCAAGCTGGCCCGCTCGGCCGGCTCGAGCATCCAGCTGCTGGGCAAGGAAGGCACCTACGCCTCCCTGCGCATGCCTTCGGGTGAAATCCGCCGGGTCGACGTGCGCTGCCGCGCCTCCGTCGGCGAGGTCGGCAATGCCGAGCAGGCCAACATCAACTGGGGCAAGGCCGGCCGTATGCGGTGGAAGGGCAAGCGCCCCACCGTCCGCGGTGTCGTGATGAACCCAGTCGACCACCCGCACGGTGGTGGCGAGGGGAAGACCTCCGGTGGTCGCCACCCGGTCAGCCCGTGGGGCAAGCCCGAGGGCCGCACCCGCAAGCCCAACAAGCCGAGCGACAAGCTCATCGTCCGTCGCCGGCGCACCGGCAAGAAGCGCTAG
- the rplW gene encoding 50S ribosomal protein L23 — protein MATITDPRDIILAPVISEKSYGLIEDNVYTFVVAPGSNKTQIKIAIEKIFKVKVDSVNTLNRQGKRKRTRVGYGQRKSTKRAIVTLAPGSKPIDLFGAPA, from the coding sequence ATGGCGACCATCACTGATCCCCGCGACATCATCCTGGCCCCGGTCATCTCCGAGAAGTCCTATGGACTGATCGAAGACAACGTCTACACGTTCGTCGTCGCACCCGGCTCGAACAAGACGCAGATCAAGATCGCCATCGAGAAGATCTTCAAAGTGAAGGTCGACTCGGTGAATACGCTGAACCGGCAGGGCAAGCGCAAGCGCACCCGCGTCGGCTACGGACAGCGCAAGAGCACCAAGCGCGCGATCGTGACCCTGGCCCCCGGCAGCAAGCCGATCGACCTCTTCGGAGCACCGGCGTAG
- the rplD gene encoding 50S ribosomal protein L4: MTLKIDVRTPDGKKDGTVELPAALFDVEPNIALMHQVVNAQLAAKRQGTHATKTRAQVSGGGKKPYRQKGTGRARQGSTRAPQFTGGGVVHGPQPRDYSQRTPKKMIAAALRGALSDRARNERIHAVTELLSGQTPSTKSAKAFLGALTDRRKVLVVIGRSDEVGAKSVRNLPGVHVISPDQLNTYDVLNADDVVFSVEALDAYISSNTKQDEEVSA, translated from the coding sequence GTGACTCTCAAGATTGACGTTCGTACTCCGGACGGCAAGAAGGACGGCACGGTGGAACTACCGGCTGCCCTGTTCGACGTGGAACCCAACATCGCGTTGATGCACCAGGTGGTGAATGCGCAGCTGGCCGCAAAGCGTCAGGGCACGCACGCCACCAAGACTCGCGCTCAGGTCTCCGGCGGCGGCAAGAAGCCGTACCGGCAGAAGGGCACCGGTCGCGCCCGTCAGGGTTCGACCCGCGCTCCGCAGTTCACCGGCGGTGGCGTCGTCCACGGCCCGCAGCCGCGTGACTACAGCCAGCGCACGCCCAAGAAGATGATCGCCGCCGCCCTGCGCGGTGCGCTGTCGGACCGGGCTCGCAACGAGCGGATTCACGCGGTGACCGAGCTGCTCAGCGGCCAGACCCCGTCGACCAAGAGCGCTAAGGCGTTCCTGGGCGCGCTGACCGACCGCCGCAAGGTGCTCGTCGTGATCGGCCGTAGCGATGAGGTCGGCGCGAAGAGCGTGCGCAACCTTCCTGGTGTGCACGTGATCTCGCCGGATCAGCTCAACACCTACGACGTGCTCAACGCTGACGACGTGGTGTTCAGCGTGGAAGCGCTGGATGCCTACATCAGCTCGAACACCAAACAGGACGAGGAGGTTTCGGCCTGA
- the rplC gene encoding 50S ribosomal protein L3, with protein sequence MARKGILGTKLGMTQVFDENNRVVPVTVVKAGPNVVTRIRTPERDGYSAVQLAYGEISPRKVNKPVTGQYAAAGINPRRHLAELRLDDEAAAAEYEVGQELTAEIFADGAYVDVTGTSKGKGFAGTMKRHGFKGQGASHGAQAVHRRPGSIGGCATPGRVFKGTRMSGRMGSDRVTTQNLVVHKVDAENGVLLIKGAVPGRNGGLVVVRTAVKRGEK encoded by the coding sequence ATGGCTAGAAAAGGCATTTTGGGCACCAAGCTGGGCATGACACAGGTGTTCGACGAGAACAACCGCGTCGTCCCTGTCACGGTCGTCAAGGCCGGACCCAATGTGGTGACCCGCATCCGCACGCCCGAGCGTGACGGCTACAGCGCCGTGCAGCTGGCCTACGGCGAGATCAGCCCCCGCAAGGTGAACAAGCCAGTCACCGGTCAGTACGCCGCCGCCGGGATCAACCCGCGCCGGCATCTGGCCGAGCTTCGTCTCGACGACGAGGCCGCCGCTGCCGAGTACGAGGTCGGTCAGGAGCTGACGGCGGAGATCTTCGCCGACGGCGCCTACGTCGACGTCACCGGCACCTCCAAGGGCAAGGGCTTCGCCGGCACGATGAAGCGACACGGCTTCAAGGGCCAGGGCGCCAGCCACGGTGCCCAGGCAGTGCACCGTCGGCCGGGTTCGATCGGCGGCTGCGCCACCCCGGGCCGCGTTTTCAAAGGCACCCGGATGTCGGGCCGGATGGGTAGCGACCGCGTCACCACGCAGAACCTGGTGGTGCACAAGGTCGATGCCGAGAACGGCGTGCTGTTGATCAAGGGCGCGGTTCCCGGGCGCAACGGCGGGCTCGTGGTGGTTCGCACGGCAGTCAAACGAGGTGAGAAGTGA
- the rpsJ gene encoding 30S ribosomal protein S10: MAGQKIRIRLKAYDHEAIDASARKIVETVTRTGASVVGPVPLPTEKNVYCVIRSPHKYKDSREHFEMRTHKRLIDILDPTPKTVDALMRIDLPASVDVNIQ, translated from the coding sequence GTGGCGGGACAAAAGATCCGCATCAGGCTCAAGGCCTACGACCACGAGGCCATTGATGCCTCGGCGCGCAAGATCGTGGAGACGGTCACCCGTACCGGCGCGAGCGTAGTTGGTCCAGTGCCGCTGCCGACGGAAAAGAACGTGTACTGCGTCATCCGCTCCCCGCACAAGTACAAGGACTCGCGGGAGCACTTCGAGATGCGCACACACAAGCGACTCATCGACATCCTCGACCCGACGCCGAAGACCGTTGACGCACTCATGCGCATCGATCTTCCGGCGAGCGTCGACGTCAACATCCAGTAG
- a CDS encoding NAD(P)H-dependent amine dehydrogenase family protein: MYRVIQWATGGVGKAAIQGVLRHPELELVGCWVHSADKNGRDVGDVIGEAPIGVAATTDIDELLALDADCVMYSPLLPDDQVVAKILRSGKNVVTPVGWVYPDRENPGVQALEEACAAGNATLHGSGIHPGGITERFPLMISALTSAITHVRAEEFSDIRTYNAPLVVREVMGFGLTPEQAMSGPMAALLEAGFKQSVRMVADQLGFRVEPRIRSTQEVAVAVTGTDELVVPMEAGTVAARRFKWQAIVDDKPVVTAAVNWLMCEVELDPPWTIGEKGERFEVEVTGDPDVLLTFKGLQPETVAQGLERNPGVVVTANHCISAIPLVCAAGPGIKTYLDLPMITGRAAPDLAK, from the coding sequence ATGTATCGAGTGATTCAGTGGGCAACTGGCGGCGTGGGCAAAGCAGCAATCCAAGGGGTGCTGCGTCACCCCGAACTCGAGCTCGTCGGCTGCTGGGTGCACAGCGCCGACAAAAACGGCCGCGATGTCGGTGACGTGATCGGCGAAGCCCCGATCGGGGTCGCAGCCACGACCGACATCGACGAACTGCTGGCACTGGACGCCGACTGCGTCATGTACTCCCCTCTGCTGCCCGACGATCAGGTCGTCGCCAAGATCCTGCGTTCGGGCAAGAACGTGGTGACTCCCGTCGGCTGGGTCTACCCGGACCGGGAGAACCCAGGAGTCCAAGCCCTCGAAGAGGCGTGCGCGGCGGGCAACGCCACGCTGCACGGCTCCGGGATCCACCCGGGCGGCATCACCGAGCGCTTCCCGCTGATGATCTCCGCGCTGACGTCGGCGATCACCCATGTACGGGCCGAGGAGTTCTCCGACATCCGCACCTACAACGCGCCGCTGGTGGTGCGCGAGGTCATGGGATTCGGCCTGACTCCAGAACAGGCGATGAGCGGACCCATGGCAGCCCTGCTGGAGGCCGGGTTCAAACAGTCCGTGCGGATGGTCGCCGACCAATTGGGCTTCCGCGTGGAGCCGCGCATCCGGTCCACCCAGGAGGTGGCTGTCGCCGTCACCGGAACCGACGAACTCGTCGTTCCGATGGAGGCGGGAACAGTGGCCGCCCGCCGGTTCAAGTGGCAGGCCATCGTCGACGACAAGCCGGTCGTCACCGCCGCGGTCAACTGGTTGATGTGCGAGGTGGAGCTGGATCCGCCATGGACGATCGGCGAGAAGGGTGAGCGCTTCGAGGTGGAGGTCACCGGTGATCCCGACGTTTTGCTGACGTTCAAAGGGCTGCAACCCGAGACGGTCGCCCAAGGCCTGGAGCGCAACCCTGGTGTGGTGGTGACCGCCAACCACTGCATCAGCGCCATCCCCCTTGTCTGCGCGGCCGGCCCGGGCATCAAGACGTATCTGGACCTGCCGATGATCACCGGCCGGGCCGCCCCCGACCTGGCCAAGTGA
- a CDS encoding VOC family protein → MDRALQFYRGLLGMDVVFDQMMAGDPFDHALGGAAGNQGRVVGGLIGGVMLELLSLGAEARPARRSIVGNQNISLSVTDLDDTYRRVQEAGYQPDQTPFEIAGVRMFFVKDPDGTAVEFIEFCGTTRTSEELHRGHAH, encoded by the coding sequence ATGGACCGGGCGCTGCAGTTCTACCGCGGGTTACTCGGGATGGATGTCGTGTTCGACCAGATGATGGCCGGTGACCCGTTCGATCATGCACTGGGTGGCGCCGCCGGAAATCAGGGCCGGGTGGTGGGCGGCCTGATCGGCGGGGTGATGCTGGAATTGCTGTCACTGGGAGCCGAGGCCCGGCCGGCCAGAAGGTCCATCGTCGGCAACCAGAACATCTCGCTGTCGGTCACCGACCTCGACGACACCTACCGGCGGGTTCAGGAAGCGGGCTATCAGCCCGACCAGACGCCGTTCGAGATCGCCGGGGTGCGAATGTTCTTCGTCAAGGATCCCGACGGTACTGCCGTGGAGTTCATCGAATTCTGCGGTACCACGCGAACATCGGAGGAACTGCATCGTGGCCACGCACATTGA
- a CDS encoding SDR family NAD(P)-dependent oxidoreductase gives MATHIDQSYWHSRSLAGLRVIVTGAARGVGKGVTAALLERGAAVLMVDRDPAVAEVAESFGADGRAAPLVTDLCDRSSYRHIVDEAVQVLGGIDALINNAIATNEPKPFTDITGEDFDLVFDTGPRATLFLMQAAYPVLKAGGGGSIVNFGSGSGTAGQKTFGAYAGAKEAIRGISKVAALEWGRDNIRVNVVCPFAQSDGVAGWSEEFPDVYNKIVKGIPLRRIGDTHADIGPMVAFLVSPDASYLTAQTIHVDGGMGMYR, from the coding sequence GTGGCCACGCACATTGACCAGAGCTACTGGCATTCCCGGTCACTGGCCGGCCTGCGGGTGATCGTGACCGGCGCCGCACGTGGCGTGGGCAAGGGCGTGACCGCGGCCCTTCTCGAGCGCGGCGCCGCAGTGCTGATGGTCGATCGCGATCCGGCGGTGGCCGAGGTCGCTGAGAGTTTCGGCGCTGACGGGCGGGCCGCGCCACTGGTGACCGACTTGTGTGATCGCTCCAGCTACCGACATATCGTCGATGAGGCAGTGCAGGTGCTGGGTGGCATCGACGCGTTGATCAACAACGCCATCGCCACCAATGAACCGAAGCCGTTCACCGACATCACCGGAGAGGACTTCGACCTTGTCTTCGACACCGGACCGCGGGCCACGTTGTTTCTGATGCAGGCGGCTTATCCGGTGCTCAAGGCGGGTGGCGGCGGGTCCATCGTGAACTTCGGCTCCGGATCCGGCACCGCTGGCCAGAAGACGTTCGGCGCCTACGCCGGGGCCAAGGAGGCGATCCGCGGAATCTCCAAAGTCGCTGCCCTGGAATGGGGTCGCGACAATATCCGGGTGAATGTGGTGTGCCCCTTCGCCCAATCCGACGGCGTCGCAGGCTGGAGCGAGGAGTTTCCCGACGTCTACAACAAGATCGTCAAGGGCATCCCGCTGCGGCGGATCGGCGACACGCATGCCGATATCGGACCGATGGTGGCCTTCCTGGTCAGTCCCGACGCGTCGTACCTGACCGCACAGACCATTCATGTCGACGGCGGTATGGGAATGTACCGGTGA
- a CDS encoding TetR family transcriptional regulator encodes MSSPPAERPPTLRDRQRAQVRADIHAAAYRLFAARGFGNVTTDDIAAEASVSPRTFFRHVATKEDLLLGAVQRGNAAIASLLARRPTSEPPDVALAAAIVSRVGSFDDVDLENWRAAILTAPELLDRATLLSAADRDQMIELVATRMGVQPAQDSRPGLLVQLSFAAADFAFQRWVRGRGAQRGPLASDVAEALAVVEGPRWSS; translated from the coding sequence GTGAGCAGCCCGCCCGCAGAACGTCCACCGACACTGCGTGACCGACAGCGTGCGCAGGTGCGCGCCGACATCCACGCGGCGGCGTATCGGCTATTCGCCGCACGAGGATTCGGCAACGTCACCACCGACGACATCGCGGCCGAGGCATCGGTGTCGCCGCGGACATTCTTCCGGCACGTGGCCACCAAGGAGGACCTGCTCTTGGGCGCGGTCCAACGCGGGAACGCCGCGATCGCATCCTTGCTGGCGCGTCGCCCGACCAGTGAGCCACCCGACGTCGCACTGGCTGCCGCGATCGTGAGCCGAGTCGGCTCCTTCGACGATGTCGACCTCGAGAACTGGCGCGCGGCCATCCTGACCGCACCTGAACTGCTCGACCGGGCAACCCTGTTGTCCGCCGCCGACCGCGACCAGATGATTGAGTTGGTGGCCACCCGAATGGGTGTGCAACCGGCACAGGACAGCCGGCCCGGGCTGCTGGTTCAACTATCTTTTGCGGCAGCAGATTTCGCGTTCCAGCGGTGGGTCCGGGGGCGCGGCGCCCAGCGTGGGCCGTTGGCGTCCGATGTCGCCGAGGCACTGGCCGTCGTCGAGGGTCCCCGCTGGAGCAGCTAG
- a CDS encoding carboxylesterase/lipase family protein — translation MPQPGVRVGSDVVRDRSSGHCLRTALGLLLTLAVLIGCSKGASETHPQPAPVGQPGPAVVQTATGAVRGVVAPGYRVFDGIPYAAAPVGPLRWQPPQPAAPWPGVRDATKPGLRCIQDTSVDPDYGRPTGEDCLNLNVWTPDGASRSSQKPVMVWIHGGGFLNGSADIYDARWMATQGDIVVVTVNYRLGALGFLAHPALSPDGNIGNYGLADQQAALRWVRDNIAEFGGDPTKVTIAGESAGAMSVCDHLVAPDSAGLFRAAILQSGPCQAQADRATATRVSAEYATSAGCTEPEPDAIAACLRSLPTPKLQRGPLYVRFGPDELTGPVTGTDRLPVDPMADVALSRVPKIPVLIGSNGDEFAMFTAIQYLKGHGLPPYPKLLSHAFGSDATAVAEHYPLDRYSGNEGLAYSAAVTDSLFACPADRIASGLAHTDQVYAYEFNDRTAPAPDPLRAVPFPVGASHSLELRYLFDVGGAPPLNPAQRELSDQMVAYWSQFVKNGTPAVSGLPDWPQMGADGKRMSLETGQLTITEDFSVRHQCQFWATLKGAR, via the coding sequence ATGCCTCAGCCGGGTGTCCGCGTAGGCTCGGATGTCGTGCGAGACCGATCGAGTGGCCACTGCTTGCGGACCGCACTCGGCCTGTTGCTCACACTGGCCGTGCTCATCGGATGCAGCAAGGGCGCCAGCGAGACGCACCCGCAACCGGCCCCGGTCGGACAACCCGGGCCCGCGGTGGTGCAGACGGCGACGGGTGCAGTGCGCGGTGTCGTGGCCCCCGGCTACCGGGTGTTCGACGGGATTCCGTATGCCGCCGCGCCGGTGGGCCCGCTGCGCTGGCAGCCACCGCAACCGGCCGCACCGTGGCCCGGAGTGCGTGATGCCACCAAACCTGGCCTGCGCTGCATTCAGGACACCAGCGTCGATCCCGACTACGGCCGCCCCACTGGTGAGGACTGCCTGAACCTCAATGTCTGGACCCCCGACGGCGCGAGCCGGTCGAGCCAGAAACCGGTGATGGTGTGGATTCACGGCGGCGGCTTCCTCAACGGCAGCGCCGATATCTACGATGCCCGCTGGATGGCGACCCAGGGCGACATCGTCGTCGTCACCGTCAACTACCGGCTGGGTGCACTGGGGTTCCTCGCGCATCCGGCGCTGAGCCCGGACGGCAACATCGGCAACTACGGATTGGCTGACCAGCAGGCCGCACTGCGATGGGTCCGGGACAACATCGCCGAATTCGGCGGCGACCCAACCAAAGTCACCATCGCAGGGGAGTCGGCGGGCGCGATGTCCGTGTGCGACCACCTGGTCGCGCCCGATTCTGCCGGATTGTTCCGAGCCGCGATCCTGCAGAGCGGTCCGTGTCAGGCCCAAGCCGATCGAGCCACCGCAACGCGGGTCAGTGCCGAATACGCGACCAGTGCCGGCTGCACAGAACCCGAACCCGACGCGATCGCGGCCTGCCTACGTTCCTTGCCCACCCCGAAATTACAGCGCGGCCCGCTGTATGTCAGATTCGGTCCCGACGAACTCACCGGGCCGGTCACCGGAACCGACCGGCTTCCCGTCGACCCGATGGCCGATGTCGCGCTGAGTCGGGTGCCCAAGATCCCCGTGCTGATCGGCAGCAACGGCGACGAATTCGCGATGTTCACGGCAATTCAGTATCTGAAAGGCCACGGTTTGCCGCCCTATCCGAAGCTGCTGTCCCACGCTTTCGGTTCCGACGCTACCGCGGTAGCCGAGCACTACCCGCTCGACCGGTATAGCGGCAATGAAGGCCTGGCCTACTCCGCGGCGGTGACCGATAGCCTATTCGCCTGTCCGGCAGACAGAATCGCGTCCGGTCTGGCGCACACCGACCAGGTGTACGCCTACGAGTTCAACGACAGAACGGCACCGGCCCCGGACCCGTTGCGAGCGGTCCCCTTCCCGGTGGGCGCCAGCCATTCACTGGAGCTGCGGTACTTGTTCGACGTCGGTGGTGCCCCGCCGCTCAACCCTGCGCAACGCGAGCTTTCCGACCAGATGGTCGCGTACTGGAGTCAATTCGTGAAGAACGGCACGCCCGCGGTGTCTGGACTGCCGGACTGGCCACAGATGGGCGCCGACGGCAAGCGGATGTCGTTGGAAACCGGGCAGTTGACGATCACCGAAGATTTCAGCGTGCGCCACCAATGCCAGTTCTGGGCCACGTTGAAGGGCGCGCGCTAG
- a CDS encoding cytochrome P450 — translation MTTRIVDKAARVLASPLGYTDEKRLHDSLAHLRANVPVSWVEAQGYRPFWAITKHADIMDIERQNDLFTNDPRPLLAIAEADDALRAQLEAGIGLRTLIHMDDPHHRDMRKIGADWFRPKAMRALKVRCDELAKIYVDKMLEQGPELDFVQEIAVKYPLYIILTLLGLPESDFPRMLKLTQEMFGGDDEDFQRGGKTDDMLAVLLDFFNYFNTLTASRREHPTEDLSSAIANATIDGQPLSAMDTASYYVIVASAGHDTTSAGIAGGLLELVRNPGELQRLKNDPGLMGTAVEEMIRCVVPVKEFMRTAQADTEVRGVPIAKGESVLLSYVSANRDEDVFDDPMRFDVGRDPNKHLSFGYGVHFCLGAALARMEMHSFFSELIPRINSIELAGEPELMATTFVGGLKRLPIRYSLK, via the coding sequence ATGACAACCCGGATCGTCGACAAGGCGGCACGCGTTCTGGCCAGCCCGCTGGGCTACACCGATGAGAAGCGGCTGCACGACTCCCTCGCCCATCTGCGGGCGAATGTTCCGGTGTCGTGGGTCGAGGCGCAGGGGTACCGGCCGTTCTGGGCGATCACCAAGCATGCCGACATCATGGACATCGAACGCCAGAACGACCTGTTCACCAATGATCCGCGTCCGCTGCTGGCGATCGCCGAGGCCGACGATGCGCTGCGCGCACAACTGGAAGCCGGGATCGGCCTGCGCACGCTGATCCACATGGACGATCCGCACCACCGCGACATGCGCAAGATTGGTGCCGACTGGTTCCGTCCGAAAGCCATGCGCGCCTTGAAGGTCCGTTGTGACGAGCTAGCCAAGATCTATGTCGACAAGATGCTCGAGCAGGGTCCCGAGCTGGACTTCGTCCAAGAGATCGCGGTCAAGTATCCGCTCTACATCATCCTGACGCTGCTGGGCCTGCCGGAATCCGACTTCCCCCGGATGCTCAAACTCACCCAGGAGATGTTCGGCGGTGACGACGAAGACTTCCAACGCGGCGGCAAGACCGACGACATGCTGGCGGTATTACTGGACTTCTTCAACTACTTCAACACGTTGACCGCCTCGCGCCGGGAGCACCCCACCGAGGATCTCAGTTCGGCGATCGCCAACGCCACCATCGACGGTCAGCCGCTGTCCGCTATGGACACCGCCTCCTACTACGTGATCGTCGCCAGCGCCGGCCACGACACCACCAGCGCCGGAATCGCCGGCGGGCTCTTGGAATTGGTGCGCAACCCCGGCGAACTGCAGCGGCTGAAGAACGACCCCGGCCTGATGGGCACCGCGGTCGAAGAGATGATCCGCTGCGTGGTTCCTGTCAAGGAATTCATGCGCACCGCCCAAGCCGACACCGAAGTCCGCGGCGTCCCGATCGCCAAGGGCGAATCGGTTCTGCTGTCCTATGTTTCAGCCAACCGAGACGAAGACGTGTTCGACGATCCGATGCGTTTCGACGTCGGCCGCGACCCCAACAAACACCTGTCCTTCGGCTACGGCGTGCACTTCTGCCTGGGCGCTGCCCTGGCCCGCATGGAAATGCACAGCTTCTTCTCCGAACTCATCCCCCGCATCAACAGCATCGAACTGGCCGGCGAGCCCGAGCTGATGGCCACCACCTTCGTCGGCGGCCTCAAACGCCTGCCGATTCGCTACTCGCTGAAGTGA
- a CDS encoding TetR/AcrR family transcriptional regulator produces the protein MTGRRSDPRPARSRARLLDAATALLRTGGPSAVTVDAVTRGANVARATLYRHFPSGNDLLAAAFHSLIPPAPMPPESGSLRERLVALMQAQADLIFETPVLLTATYWLALGPDMEHLPGRTEDTDSPEVRTLRERVAQQYGAPFDAIFDSPDAQRELGDVDRAQAIMLLIGPLVAGRISTLADFDYRECARAAVDGFLAVHRVGEITSASSESAGV, from the coding sequence ATGACGGGCCGACGCAGCGATCCAAGACCCGCGCGTTCACGTGCCCGGTTACTTGACGCGGCAACGGCATTGCTGCGCACGGGCGGTCCCAGTGCGGTCACCGTGGACGCGGTCACGCGGGGCGCCAACGTCGCCAGGGCGACCCTCTACCGGCATTTCCCCAGCGGCAATGATCTGCTGGCAGCCGCATTCCACAGCCTGATCCCGCCCGCGCCGATGCCGCCGGAGTCGGGATCGCTGCGGGAGCGCCTCGTCGCACTGATGCAGGCGCAGGCGGACCTCATCTTCGAGACACCGGTGCTGTTGACGGCCACCTACTGGCTGGCGCTGGGTCCGGATATGGAGCACTTGCCCGGCCGGACCGAGGACACCGACAGCCCCGAGGTGCGCACCCTGCGCGAACGGGTCGCCCAGCAGTACGGGGCTCCGTTCGACGCGATCTTCGACAGCCCCGATGCGCAACGCGAACTCGGCGACGTAGATCGCGCGCAAGCCATCATGTTGCTGATCGGCCCGCTGGTCGCCGGGCGAATCAGTACGTTGGCCGATTTTGACTATCGCGAATGTGCGCGCGCCGCGGTGGACGGCTTTCTGGCCGTGCACCGGGTCGGCGAAATCACTTCAGCGAGTAGCGAATCGGCAGGCGTTTGA